The proteins below come from a single Hyphomicrobium denitrificans ATCC 51888 genomic window:
- a CDS encoding sarcosine oxidase subunit gamma, with product MSDPHNEAALKRNGIKITKREDVAMTHVALRRGAQSELEKRAGALFGAALPPTARAVEGAGKLVAWAGPEQWLVVEPKSGGKDPSVELAEALKGVASIVDVGDSRVLFRVEGQKATEVLAPGMAIDFHDQVFKPGDVAITHASHLGVIVWRLPDGKGYEFACARTYAVAFSEWLYETCGKLIPA from the coding sequence GTGTCTGATCCTCACAACGAAGCCGCTTTGAAGCGCAACGGCATCAAGATTACGAAGCGCGAAGACGTCGCCATGACGCATGTCGCCCTCCGGCGCGGTGCGCAATCTGAACTGGAAAAGCGAGCCGGTGCCTTGTTCGGCGCCGCCCTTCCGCCGACGGCACGCGCCGTCGAAGGTGCGGGCAAGCTCGTCGCCTGGGCCGGGCCGGAACAGTGGCTTGTCGTCGAGCCCAAGTCCGGCGGCAAAGATCCGAGCGTCGAGTTGGCCGAAGCCCTCAAAGGCGTCGCCTCCATCGTCGATGTTGGTGACAGCCGGGTTCTTTTCCGGGTCGAAGGTCAAAAAGCGACCGAGGTCCTTGCCCCCGGCATGGCAATCGATTTCCACGATCAGGTGTTCAAGCCCGGAGACGTCGCGATTACGCACGCGTCTCACCTCGGCGTCATCGTTTGGCGGCTTCCCGACGGAAAAGGCTACGAATTTGCCTGCGCGAGGACTTACGCCGTTGCGTTTTCCGAATGGCTCTATGAGACCTGCGGGAAATTAATACCGGCCTGA
- a CDS encoding ATP-binding response regulator, which translates to MTDGTPTDRQPQTPLEFGRAVDKLRKINDALMKRVERSMDQQANAFSLFQTAINQETQIRIRTEELNNALTKLAQANVELSAARDAAERSNVFKTRFFTAVGHDLLQPLHAARLTLSELMDTQSEPDHKQLTNNISSALVTIEELLTSILDISKLEAGVFVPNIQTVSLGAIFEQLACNIEPVTRRKRLDFRWRPTNLGVRSDPLMLRRIVQNLVANAAHYTEAGGVLLAARRRGSQVEIEVWDTGPGVAPQERERIFEEFHRGEASERSGGAGFGLGLAIVRRMSESLGHELKLQSRVGVGSRFSITAPHAALLSQAEPKVQSAPSSNNYLVARPLIVIDNDLSVLGAMQTLLSRWGADVRLARDLDDVNEILSDSAFTPAIILADYHLDGSVLGIEAVVRIRQAFGRAIPAILITADRTQATAEAAKQFDCALLHKPVRPAELRALMQHLLA; encoded by the coding sequence ATGACCGATGGCACACCGACTGATCGCCAGCCGCAAACGCCTTTAGAATTCGGCCGGGCGGTCGACAAGCTGCGCAAGATCAACGACGCTTTGATGAAGCGCGTTGAGCGGTCGATGGATCAGCAGGCGAACGCGTTTTCGCTGTTCCAAACCGCGATCAATCAGGAAACGCAGATCCGCATCCGGACGGAAGAGCTGAACAACGCTCTGACGAAGCTCGCGCAGGCCAACGTCGAACTCAGCGCGGCACGCGATGCGGCGGAGCGTTCCAACGTTTTCAAGACGCGCTTCTTCACCGCCGTCGGCCATGATCTTCTGCAGCCGCTGCATGCCGCGCGCCTGACGCTGTCCGAGCTGATGGATACGCAGTCGGAGCCGGATCACAAGCAGCTCACGAACAACATTTCGAGCGCGCTCGTCACGATCGAAGAATTGCTGACGAGCATCCTGGACATCTCCAAGCTTGAGGCCGGCGTTTTCGTGCCGAACATTCAGACGGTCTCGCTCGGCGCGATTTTCGAGCAGCTCGCCTGCAACATCGAGCCGGTCACGCGGCGCAAGCGTCTCGATTTTCGCTGGCGGCCGACGAACCTCGGCGTGCGCTCCGATCCGCTGATGCTCCGGCGCATCGTGCAGAATCTCGTTGCCAATGCCGCTCACTATACGGAAGCGGGTGGCGTGCTGCTGGCGGCGCGTCGGCGGGGCTCGCAGGTCGAGATCGAAGTCTGGGATACAGGCCCGGGGGTCGCTCCGCAGGAACGCGAGCGCATCTTCGAGGAATTCCATCGCGGCGAAGCATCGGAACGATCGGGCGGCGCCGGCTTCGGGCTTGGGCTCGCGATCGTCCGGCGCATGTCGGAATCACTTGGGCATGAACTGAAACTGCAATCGCGCGTCGGCGTCGGCTCGCGCTTTTCGATCACGGCGCCGCATGCGGCGCTGCTCTCGCAAGCCGAGCCGAAAGTCCAGTCCGCGCCGTCGAGCAACAATTATCTCGTCGCCCGGCCGCTGATCGTCATCGACAATGACCTCAGCGTGCTCGGAGCGATGCAAACGCTGCTATCGCGTTGGGGGGCGGACGTTCGCCTGGCGCGCGATCTGGACGACGTGAACGAGATCCTGTCCGATTCGGCCTTCACTCCAGCCATCATTCTCGCCGACTATCATCTCGACGGCAGCGTGCTCGGCATCGAGGCAGTCGTGCGGATCCGGCAAGCGTTTGGACGGGCTATCCCAGCGATCCTGATTACCGCCGATCGCACGCAGGCGACTGCGGAGGCGGCAAAGCAGTTCGATTGCGCGCTGCTTCACAAGCCGGTCCGACCGGCCGAGCTGCGGGCACTCATGCAGCATCTTCTAGCGTAA
- a CDS encoding FIST N-terminal domain-containing protein, with product MSTKSTRAACGIRVVASSLPTREAVAAARLELAGEILQHIIVFFSNEHDPEILLDALKCDFNDTSVSGCSTSGEIGPLGMMKGGIVIIAFPENGFRLMSEVITDIDKGGVERASEIARRLRIQMIGSASRSAKEHVFALVLVDGLSNAEEALIAALDLSLNGIELVGGSAGDGLDFQDTVLIYRGNLVRRGAILFVIETELPVRIFKTQNFEPTPVKLVVTAADTANRIVYELNAEPAAAEYAAAIGLRPDELGPYTFASYPLVVKIGGNYYCRCIRTVNLDGSLSFFCAIDEGLVFTVARPRDMLRTTLEALEGVDAALGGTDFVLGFDCILRRLDAESRQVRHKVEEIYQRFGVAGFHTYGEQFNAMHLNQTLTGIAFATSIDKPREP from the coding sequence ATGTCCACTAAATCCACTCGCGCCGCTTGCGGCATCCGCGTCGTCGCAAGCTCCCTTCCGACGCGTGAGGCGGTTGCCGCTGCGCGCTTAGAGCTCGCCGGCGAAATCCTGCAGCACATCATCGTCTTTTTCTCCAATGAGCACGACCCTGAAATCCTGCTCGACGCGTTGAAGTGCGATTTCAACGATACGTCGGTTTCGGGGTGCAGCACGTCAGGGGAAATCGGCCCCCTCGGCATGATGAAAGGCGGCATCGTCATCATCGCGTTTCCGGAAAACGGCTTCCGGCTGATGAGCGAAGTCATCACCGACATCGATAAGGGCGGCGTCGAGCGCGCCTCCGAGATCGCACGCCGTCTGCGCATTCAGATGATCGGTTCGGCGAGCCGTTCCGCAAAGGAGCATGTGTTCGCGCTGGTCCTGGTCGACGGATTGTCGAACGCGGAGGAAGCGCTAATCGCGGCGCTCGATCTTTCGCTCAATGGCATCGAACTGGTCGGCGGCTCGGCGGGCGACGGGCTCGATTTCCAGGATACCGTTCTGATCTATCGCGGCAACCTCGTGCGGCGAGGAGCAATTCTTTTCGTCATCGAGACCGAACTTCCGGTGCGCATCTTCAAGACGCAGAATTTTGAGCCGACGCCGGTCAAGCTCGTCGTCACCGCCGCCGATACTGCCAATCGGATCGTCTACGAACTGAATGCGGAACCGGCGGCCGCCGAGTATGCGGCGGCGATCGGGCTGAGGCCTGACGAACTCGGGCCTTACACTTTTGCGTCGTATCCACTCGTGGTGAAAATCGGTGGAAACTATTATTGCCGCTGCATCCGTACCGTCAACCTTGACGGATCTTTATCGTTCTTTTGTGCCATCGACGAAGGTCTGGTTTTCACGGTCGCGCGCCCCCGTGATATGCTGCGAACAACGTTAGAAGCGCTCGAAGGTGTCGATGCCGCGCTCGGCGGCACCGATTTCGTTCTGGGCTTTGACTGCATCTTGCGCCGGCTCGACGCGGAAAGCCGGCAGGTGCGTCACAAAGTTGAAGAAATCTATCAGCGTTTCGGCGTGGCCGGGTTCCATACGTACGGTGAGCAGTTCAACGCGATGCATCTCAACCAGACACTCACCGGGATCGCTTTCGCCACGTCGATCGACAAGCCGCGTGAACCATGA
- a CDS encoding helix-turn-helix domain-containing protein: MSDKTRKTQVAIAEPEPLATGSNAPGAAEHTLEQAIGHQVRHHRKQAGLTVAELAVAAQISPGMLSKIENGQISPSLSTLQMLAAALNVPLTVLFSSFEQRRDCSYVRSGEGVVIRRRGTKVGHQYQLLGHSLDGDVVVEPYLITLSDDAVAYTGFQHEGVEFIFMLTGEVEYAHADRSYRLSAGDAILFDSAAPHGPARLIEAPMTYLSVIIYPRQ; this comes from the coding sequence ATGTCGGATAAGACGCGCAAAACTCAGGTGGCTATCGCCGAGCCGGAGCCTCTAGCGACGGGCTCGAACGCCCCTGGAGCTGCGGAACATACTCTTGAGCAGGCCATCGGGCATCAGGTCCGGCATCATCGCAAGCAGGCGGGATTAACCGTCGCGGAGCTTGCGGTTGCCGCGCAAATTTCGCCCGGCATGTTGTCGAAGATCGAAAATGGACAGATTTCGCCGTCGCTCAGCACGTTGCAGATGCTTGCGGCTGCGTTGAACGTGCCGCTGACGGTGCTGTTTTCGTCCTTCGAGCAGCGCCGCGACTGTTCTTACGTCAGGTCGGGCGAGGGCGTCGTCATCCGCCGCCGCGGCACCAAGGTCGGGCATCAATATCAGTTGCTTGGGCATTCGCTCGACGGCGACGTCGTGGTCGAGCCCTACTTGATCACGCTCTCCGACGATGCGGTTGCGTATACCGGCTTTCAGCATGAAGGGGTGGAGTTCATCTTCATGCTGACCGGCGAAGTCGAATATGCTCATGCCGATCGCAGCTATCGCTTGAGCGCAGGCGACGCCATTCTGTTCGACAGCGCGGCTCCGCATGGTCCGGCTCGTCTGATCGAAGCGCCGATGACCTACCTGTCCGTGATCATCTATCCCCGCCAGTAG
- a CDS encoding sarcosine oxidase subunit alpha family protein: protein MSGNQAFRLSKGGIVDRSKLLRFSFDGMEYDGYAGDTLTSALLANGVHLVGRSFKYHRPRGILSAGSEDPNALVELRSGARREPNTKATTIELYDGLDATSQNRFPSLRLDLMAVNGLLSPVFSAGFYYKTFMWPASFWEKLYEPMIRRAAGLGRAAMEDDPDTYDKANAFCDVLVVGAGPAGLMAALAAGRSGARVILADESFTLGGRLLAENRTVDGKSSADWAKSAVAELSALPNVRLLPRTTVFGAYDGGTFGAVERVSDHLLKPAEGQPRQRLWRIVAKQVIAAQGSTERPIVFGNNDRPGVMLASAARTYINRHGVAPGRIAVVFSSNDDGASTINDLAAAGITVAALVDARPALPQAIKSRADALGIRVFSGGVVSDAIGRSRVKGARVVDASGGVHSISCDLLVVSGGFSPNVQITTHLGGRSQWRDDIAAFVPGTMPKNLAAAGAANGSFSLASCLAEGARTGSAAAASAGFDAKPVAVPSSDDEPSSVAAFWHVEGAKHKAFVDFQNDVTASDVALAEREGYRSVEHLKRYTTLGMATDQGRTSGVNGMAIMARLTGKSIPETGITTARPPYTPVSLGALAGEHRGKHFKPFRLTPSHNWAKSQNAVFVEAGLWLRSLYFPKPFEKDALTSVIREVNGVRNGVGFCDVSTLGKVEVHGADAGKFLDRVYINMMSTLQVGKARYGAMLREDGIMMDDGTAARFAEDRYFVTTTTVNAIKVVQHLELCKQWHWPDLDVQIIPSTDQWAQYSVAGPRARELISRIVDKPYDVSNEGLPYMGVAEITALGGLKARIYRLSFSGELAYEIAVPARHGDLLARSLMEKGADLGVTPYGTEALGVMRIEKGHVGGPEINGMTTAADVGLGKMASKKKDYIGRTLSERSGLTDADRPRLIGFRPVDRAERLRAGAHFVNRNAEPTAANDQGYLTSVAYSPSNGHWIGLGFLKNAESRMGEIVRAYDPVRGGDTLVEVVSPIFVDSEGARLRV from the coding sequence ATGAGCGGTAATCAGGCCTTCCGGCTTTCGAAGGGCGGCATCGTCGACCGTTCGAAGCTGTTGAGATTTTCTTTCGATGGCATGGAGTACGACGGCTACGCGGGAGATACGCTGACGTCGGCGCTTCTCGCGAATGGCGTTCATCTCGTCGGCCGTTCGTTCAAATATCACCGCCCGCGCGGCATCCTGTCGGCCGGATCGGAAGATCCGAACGCGCTCGTCGAGCTGCGTTCCGGCGCACGCCGCGAGCCCAACACCAAAGCCACGACGATCGAACTCTATGACGGGCTCGATGCGACCAGCCAGAACCGCTTCCCGTCGCTGCGGCTCGACCTGATGGCCGTCAACGGTTTGCTGTCGCCGGTTTTCTCGGCCGGCTTCTACTACAAGACGTTCATGTGGCCGGCTTCGTTCTGGGAAAAGCTGTACGAGCCGATGATCCGCCGTGCTGCCGGTCTCGGCCGCGCCGCGATGGAAGACGATCCCGATACCTACGACAAGGCCAACGCGTTCTGTGACGTTCTCGTTGTGGGCGCAGGCCCCGCCGGTCTCATGGCGGCGCTGGCTGCGGGCCGCTCCGGCGCGCGTGTCATCCTCGCCGATGAGAGCTTCACGCTCGGCGGACGTCTTCTCGCCGAGAACCGCACGGTCGACGGCAAGAGCTCGGCCGACTGGGCGAAGAGCGCCGTCGCAGAGCTTTCGGCACTTCCGAATGTCCGCCTTCTTCCGAGAACGACCGTGTTCGGCGCTTATGACGGCGGCACGTTCGGCGCAGTGGAACGCGTATCCGATCATCTGCTGAAGCCGGCCGAGGGGCAGCCGCGGCAGAGGCTCTGGCGTATCGTCGCGAAGCAGGTCATCGCGGCACAGGGTTCGACGGAACGGCCGATCGTGTTCGGTAACAACGATCGGCCCGGCGTCATGCTCGCAAGCGCTGCGCGAACCTATATCAACCGTCACGGCGTTGCTCCGGGCCGCATCGCGGTCGTCTTCTCGAGCAACGACGACGGCGCTTCGACCATCAACGATCTCGCGGCGGCAGGCATCACGGTCGCAGCTCTCGTCGACGCACGTCCGGCGCTGCCGCAGGCGATCAAGTCGCGTGCTGATGCGCTCGGCATTCGCGTCTTCTCCGGCGGCGTCGTCAGCGATGCGATCGGACGCTCGCGGGTCAAGGGCGCGCGCGTCGTCGACGCTTCGGGCGGCGTTCATTCGATTTCGTGCGACCTGCTCGTCGTCTCGGGCGGCTTCAGCCCGAACGTCCAGATCACGACGCATCTTGGCGGCCGTTCGCAATGGCGTGACGACATCGCCGCGTTCGTCCCCGGAACGATGCCGAAGAATCTCGCAGCCGCAGGCGCGGCGAACGGGTCCTTCTCACTGGCATCGTGCCTGGCCGAAGGCGCGCGAACCGGAAGCGCGGCAGCCGCCAGCGCCGGGTTCGATGCGAAGCCGGTCGCCGTTCCGTCGTCCGACGACGAGCCGAGCAGCGTCGCCGCGTTCTGGCACGTCGAGGGCGCGAAGCACAAAGCCTTCGTCGATTTCCAGAACGACGTCACGGCATCGGACGTCGCCCTCGCCGAACGCGAAGGCTATCGCTCCGTCGAACATCTCAAGCGCTACACCACGCTTGGCATGGCGACCGATCAGGGCCGCACCTCGGGCGTCAACGGCATGGCGATCATGGCGCGACTGACGGGCAAGTCCATCCCGGAGACGGGAATCACGACTGCACGTCCGCCGTACACGCCGGTTTCGCTCGGCGCGCTTGCGGGCGAACATCGCGGCAAGCATTTCAAACCGTTCCGCCTCACCCCGTCGCACAACTGGGCGAAGTCGCAGAATGCTGTTTTCGTCGAAGCGGGATTGTGGCTCCGGTCGCTCTACTTCCCGAAGCCTTTCGAGAAGGACGCGCTGACGTCCGTCATCCGTGAAGTCAACGGCGTGCGCAACGGCGTCGGTTTCTGCGATGTGTCGACACTCGGCAAGGTCGAAGTGCACGGCGCCGATGCCGGCAAGTTCCTCGACCGCGTCTACATCAACATGATGAGCACGCTGCAGGTCGGCAAAGCGCGTTACGGCGCGATGCTGCGCGAAGACGGCATCATGATGGACGACGGCACGGCTGCGCGTTTCGCGGAGGACCGCTACTTCGTCACGACGACGACGGTCAACGCAATCAAGGTCGTGCAGCATCTCGAGCTGTGCAAGCAGTGGCATTGGCCGGACCTCGACGTGCAGATCATTCCGTCGACGGACCAGTGGGCGCAATACTCGGTCGCCGGTCCGCGGGCGCGCGAACTCATCTCGCGCATCGTCGACAAGCCGTACGATGTTTCGAACGAAGGTCTTCCGTACATGGGCGTCGCCGAAATCACGGCGCTCGGCGGTCTGAAGGCCCGGATTTACCGGCTGTCGTTCTCGGGCGAGCTTGCTTACGAGATCGCGGTTCCGGCGCGGCATGGCGATTTGCTTGCCCGCTCGCTGATGGAAAAGGGCGCCGACCTTGGCGTTACCCCGTACGGTACGGAAGCGCTTGGCGTCATGCGTATCGAGAAGGGTCACGTCGGCGGACCGGAAATCAACGGCATGACGACGGCGGCCGATGTCGGCCTCGGAAAAATGGCGTCGAAGAAGAAAGACTATATCGGCCGGACCCTGTCGGAACGCTCAGGTCTGACCGATGCCGACCGTCCGCGTCTCATCGGCTTCCGGCCGGTGGATCGTGCCGAACGGTTGAGAGCCGGCGCGCACTTCGTCAACCGCAACGCGGAACCGACGGCCGCCAACGATCAAGGCTACCTGACTTCGGTCGCCTACTCGCCGTCGAACGGCCACTGGATCGGTCTTGGCTTCTTAAAGAACGCCGAGTCCCGCATGGGCGAAATCGTCCGCGCATACGATCCGGTTCGCGGTGGCGATACCCTGGTCGAAGTCGTGTCACCCATATTCGTCGATAGCGAAGGAGCGAGACTCCGTGTCTGA
- a CDS encoding sulfatase-like hydrolase/transferase: MATEHLASYDVSSGRRSRAWLRDLTLSSQVCWTLTAIFAVALVYYHWRYEGWLQTIVFAGAITASLFSLVLLISRRALFSIVLVALLVATIVMAADVKRHYIEMVLHAYDVVFYLTSWSTLVFLWADHKLMLLALAGMATLAAGSGLLLWQIDGTRVRRSVSSLLLVFCIGLAAVASYAKGERRNTSFFWDNQYLASFYSSWPETISTLWRGQLMDAVKRQPLPPFAVPATCDLTEKPPHVILIHQESAVPPSFFPQVAYDTALDPFFKSFDGRLHKLRVETYGGASWLTEFSVLAGVSTYSFGGMRTFVQSLMEGKIHDAVPQVLTRCGYKNSLFYPVPKDFVASGRFYSTIGIPDIYDYRAQGAKRFNERDRFYYQRVLDNIDGNLAKSDSPLFTFVVTSATHLPYTYKYAPDVDVPGGGAGTDPEMSEYLRRLAMAHMDFDEFRSLLAKRFPKERFLIVQYGDHQPIATRTLLGFDKGSAAEDIQLTPESPGLLTYYSVDGVNYEPPPLPDEDVIEVPYLGTILLNAAGLPLPPSYQARLELMRLCDGRYYTCAKSKSILSFHRRLMDSGLIDGR; the protein is encoded by the coding sequence ATGGCAACCGAGCACCTTGCGAGCTACGACGTCTCTTCCGGGAGGCGGTCGCGCGCTTGGCTTCGAGATCTGACGCTATCTTCGCAAGTCTGCTGGACCTTGACGGCGATCTTCGCCGTGGCGCTCGTCTATTATCATTGGCGCTATGAAGGCTGGCTGCAGACGATTGTTTTTGCGGGGGCGATAACCGCCTCGCTGTTCAGCCTCGTACTGCTGATTTCCCGGCGCGCGCTTTTTTCCATCGTGCTCGTCGCGCTGCTCGTCGCGACGATCGTCATGGCGGCGGACGTCAAGCGGCACTACATCGAGATGGTGCTTCACGCCTACGACGTCGTTTTCTATCTGACGTCGTGGTCGACGCTCGTTTTCCTTTGGGCCGATCACAAGCTCATGCTGCTGGCGCTGGCCGGCATGGCGACGCTCGCCGCTGGCTCCGGGCTTCTTCTCTGGCAGATCGACGGAACCCGCGTGCGGCGCTCGGTGAGCAGCCTGCTTCTGGTGTTTTGCATTGGCCTCGCTGCTGTTGCGAGCTACGCCAAAGGAGAGCGGCGCAACACCTCATTCTTCTGGGACAATCAATATCTTGCGTCGTTTTACTCATCTTGGCCGGAAACCATCTCGACGCTCTGGCGCGGACAGTTGATGGATGCAGTGAAGAGGCAGCCGTTGCCGCCGTTCGCAGTTCCGGCGACATGCGACCTCACGGAAAAGCCGCCGCACGTCATCCTGATCCATCAGGAAAGCGCGGTGCCGCCGTCGTTTTTCCCGCAGGTCGCATACGACACGGCGCTAGATCCGTTCTTTAAATCGTTCGACGGGCGATTGCACAAACTGCGGGTCGAAACGTACGGCGGCGCGTCGTGGTTGACGGAGTTCTCGGTTCTGGCGGGCGTCTCCACCTATTCTTTCGGCGGCATGCGGACATTCGTGCAGTCGCTGATGGAAGGAAAAATCCACGACGCGGTGCCCCAGGTTCTTACGCGCTGCGGTTACAAGAATAGCCTCTTCTATCCGGTGCCCAAGGATTTCGTGGCGAGCGGCCGGTTCTATTCGACGATCGGCATTCCTGACATTTACGACTACCGCGCCCAAGGCGCGAAGCGCTTCAACGAACGTGATCGCTTCTACTATCAGCGCGTGCTCGACAACATCGACGGCAATCTCGCCAAATCGGACAGCCCACTGTTTACTTTCGTCGTCACGTCCGCGACTCACCTGCCCTACACCTACAAGTACGCGCCGGACGTCGATGTCCCCGGCGGCGGAGCCGGAACCGATCCCGAAATGAGCGAATATTTGCGCCGCCTTGCGATGGCGCATATGGACTTCGACGAGTTCCGGTCGCTGCTGGCGAAGCGTTTCCCGAAGGAGCGCTTCCTGATCGTTCAATACGGCGACCATCAACCGATCGCGACGCGGACGCTGCTCGGCTTCGACAAAGGCTCGGCGGCCGAGGACATTCAGCTCACGCCGGAAAGCCCTGGCCTGCTGACATATTATTCGGTCGATGGCGTCAACTACGAGCCACCGCCGCTGCCGGACGAGGATGTCATCGAGGTGCCGTATCTCGGGACGATCCTGCTTAACGCGGCCGGACTCCCGCTGCCGCCGTCCTACCAAGCCCGGCTCGAACTGATGCGTCTTTGCGACGGGCGATATTACACCTGCGCAAAGTCGAAAAGCATTCTGTCATTCCACCGCCGACTGATGGATTCAGGACTGATCGACGGCCGATGA